Below is a genomic region from Spirosoma radiotolerans.
TTACTAGTGATAACGGCGACCGCGATACCATTTTAGCTACCGTCATTCAAACTCTGATTACATTCTTCCATAAATATCCCCAGGCATCTGTTTTCATAGCTGGCAGTACACCCAGCCGAACAAGATTGTATCAGGGGGTAATTAATCGTGAACTAGGTGAGATTCAAAAGCGTTTTGATGTTTTGGGAGTTACAGAAGATGGAACTGAATCGTTTAGCAAGGGGAAGTCTTATCAGGCTTTTGTGATTTCCCTGAAACAATTGTAGTATTGATAAAAAACAGAAGATCATGGCAGTAATAGTAAAAAAGACAGATCGAAAATTGCCACCCAATCACCCTCTCAGTCGGAAATTTGACACCGTCGAAGAAGCAGCTCAGGCTAAAACGGACTATGTTTGGAATACAGTTCTGAAAGATTTTGACTGGAATGCATTTATGGCGAAGAAGGGAAATCAAGTTTCCCAAAAATAAGCTGAGTGTTGCCGCCCCCGCAAATAATCCCGAAAGGCGTCCGGGCTATCTACTGTCACCTCACCCGGTAGCCCCAGTACAAACCGGCCCAGGCCTATCCAGCTTCGTACCGTACCGCTGTATACGTATGGGAAATCTGCATCAGCCATGTGGATTAGATCAGGTTGAGTCAATGGGTGTTCTTCTCTTAATAGGCGATACGCCTGATAGGTGAGTCGAAGTTTTACTTTTTTTGGTTCACCCGGCCAGTCGAAAGGGTCAACGAGTACTTCGGCGGGCGGGTTTGTCTGCGCCGTTTCCAGTACCCGGACATCCTCGATGCGTTGCGTTTTGAAGGTCTTTGTCGTGGCCGATTCAGGTTCGTAGGCTGTCAGGCGGGTATAATTCTCCGAAAAACTATACGGCTCAACCAATCGGTCGCTGATCGAATTACTATTGATCGAATGATACCGCAACAGATGCACCTGCCGCCGGTCGCGGATGGCTTCGGCAAGCTGAGCCACCACCAGGCTTTGGTGCTGGTCGATTAATCCGTTGGCGATAGGCAGCAACGTCGACTGGGTATAGATTTTCTGCCGGAGTGGGGCTAGGAGCGGGTTGGCATCCGAAAAAGTGGCTAATGCCTGATGAAGTAACTGCGCTTCTTCTTCGGTGAAACTGGCCTGCTGGTTTCGTTCGTCTTCAAAAATAAAGAAACGGGGTGGTCGCTTCCCTTCCTTGTCGATACAGTACCCGGCCTCTTCCAGAGCATCCATGTAGCGTCGGGCATGGCGCGGGTCGCATTCGAGAATTTGGGCTAACTGGGTTAGCGATTTGCCAGGCCGTTGTTTTAACAGCCGGATGAGCTTGAGAGTACGCGTTAAATTTTGCTGGGCTGCCATGGGTGGATAGACAAGCGCCCAAGTACGTAAAATATGGCAAAGAATAAAATGGCTGTATTTATTAAAAATTTCCGGATAGTTTAACTACCGTCGGGTTGAGCGCTTTCATGGCTTTGTTGGAGGATAAAAATTCGCTGTCGCCCATCAATTCATTGTAGGCTTTTTCCTGCGCCGGGGTGCGGGAAGCAGGTGGCCCGAGCGTTAGGGACAGGAACGTTTTTTCGGATAGCTGGGCTAGTTTGCCGCCCTGCCAGTTCGATACCTGACCGCCATAGTCCCAGGCAAATCCCCAAAGTTTGAACGGTTTGCCGTTACGGCTCTCCAACTCAGTTAGCGTTGTGCCAATGCGCAGCCCATCGGTTGTGACCCAGTGCGTTGGGGGTAAGTTTTTGATTGGAAGTCCTTCGTCGTCAAATAGTTTTGGGCAAATAAGTACCGTTTCGGGGGCTGTCCGTTTTTCGTCGGTATAAATGATTTGGACCTCATCGGAGGTGTCCTTGTAAAGCGTCGTGCCGATAAGCTCGGTCCCTTCGGCGCCATAGATCGTGTCACCGGCAGTAACGACTGCCGGACCCAGGAGCCGGAGTAAGTCGGCTTCGGAAGTCGTCGCTTTAATTGGGCCAACCCGCTCACCCGGTATGATCAGGAAATCATTGGCGACAACGGCCGCCTGATTCTGGCTGACTCCTTGTGTCTGTGCGGTGTTGGTCAGTGACTCAGGCTGGGTACTACCCCCTGACGGACCATTGGCCGAGGAGCCGGATTGGCAGGCCGTTAGGGTAGCCGTTAGTAGAAGAATGGGCAGGAAAGTAGACGGCATGGTTAGTTACTGGGAATTCATTTGAACAAGCCTGTCTTGAGTGCCTTTGCTACGGCTTCTGACTTGGAATTGACGTGCAGTTTCTCGTAAATATTGACAATGTGTGTGCGAACGGTGCCCATGCTCATGTTGCAGTGGTGCGCGATGAGTTTATAGCTATCGCCTTCCACCAGGCGCTGCAACACTTCTTTCTCTTTATCGGTCAGCATAAACGCATCAGCGCGTGACGACGAACCTTTTGGCTGTCGAAAAGCATCCAGTACTTTAAGGGCAATGGAGGGTGTCATGGCGGCTCCACCACTCATGACTTCCCGAATGGCATCAATGATCTTATCGGCGGGTGTTTTCTTCAGCAGATAGCCCACGGCCCCTGCCGAGATGGCAGCGAAAATTCGGTCAACGTCTTCGAAGACGGTGAGCATCAGAATTTTAGGTCGTGTTGTCTGCTCCCGAATGAGCCTGACGGCTTCAATGCCGGTGCGGCCGGGCATATCGATATCCATTAAAATGACATCCGGCTGGTTGTACAGCACCTCGTCGACCGCTGTGAGTGCATTTGGGTATTTTCCCGTAACGATCAGATCGTCGGTCGCGTCGAAAACCAGTGCCAGCGTTTCACGCAGGGAGTCATTGTCATCAAAAATAGAAATACGGATCATACGCTATAGAGTCTCTACCGGTAGCTTGAATGTTCCATTCGTAACGGCGACTTCGCGCTTCTGCTGGCTATTGTACGTCTTCATCGAAAACGTGCCTTCGAGGTTGCTTCCATCAAACTTCGTTACCGTAACGGTGCCTGTTCGACCTTCCCGGATCGTGTAATTTATGTTTGTTTTTACGTCGATATAGCTGCCCGTGCTGCCGGGTTTACTGATATCGACGAGCGCCATAGTGCCTGTGCCCGTAAATTTTTCCAGTGTAAACCCGGTCATATGGACGCTGTTATACCCCACAAGGGTCAGGTCTTTACTCACTTTATTATACGTTGCCCCGGCCTGGTCCGACGTGAACGACTGCCCGTCGATCTGAGCGGTCATGACGCCCGTACTGGCCGGTGTAACGGGGGTGTCTTCTTTCTTACTGCACGAAATCGAGAGGGCAATTATACCCAGCATAAAACCAATTTTGAGCGTTTTCATCAGACAGTTGAATTAAGTCAGAAGGCTATCCGAGCAGGTCACTCGATCGTCGGGCCTTGTCTGACAAAAGTAGCGGGTCTGCTGATGCTCGTAAATCGGATAAATGTATGAGGCTCATTGCGAGACGACTAATTGCAGCCGGGTTCCCTGGCCCGGTGTCGACTGGACCGCGAGTGTACCGCCCATGGCTTTGGCTCGCTGCTGCATGCTGCTCTGACCAGTCCGCTGGCTGGGCTGAGCCGGGTCGAAACCCCGACCGTTGTCTTCAATGACCACCTTGAGCTGCTCCTTCTGATGCTCAAAACGCAGGGTGGCCTGGCTGGCCTGGGAGTACTTGACCAGGTTGTTGATGGCCTCCTTGCCGATCAGGTACAGGTTGCGACGCACCTCCATCGAGATGGGCAGCCCCTCCAGGGCCGGCTCAGCCACCAGCGAGAAACGGATACCCTTCGACTCCATCAGGGGCTGGGCATACTCCTGTAAGCGGATGGCGATGCGGTGCAGCGAGTCGTTGCCGGGGTTGATGGTCCAGATGATCTCGTCCATGGCCTCCAGAATCTGGCGGGCGTCGGTGTTGATCTTCTGGATGGCCCGCTCGACGGATTCGGGGCGGTTCTGGGCGATGAGGCCTTTGACCATGCCACTCAGCAGGGAGATGCTGCTCAGGGTGCTGCCCACCTCATCGTGCAAGTCGTGGGCAATCTGTTTGCGCAGGGTCTGGGCTTCCTGGAGTCGGCGCAGGCGAGCCCGGTTCAGCAGCCAGGCTGATACGGCAGCTCCCAGCAGCAGGGTGAGCAGCCCGCCGATGAGCAGGGCGTTGGTTTGGAGTCGTTTGTTGGTCAGTTCTTCTTCCCGGATCTGAGCCTGCTGTCGGAGCAGGTTGATCTGGTCTTGTTTCTGTTGGGATTTGTAGTGGGCCACCAGTCGCTGGACTTCGGCGGTGGTTCGGACGGTGGTCATCGAGTCGATGTGCTGGTTTCGTTCGAGCTGGAAGGCGTAGGCTTGCTGGAAGTTCTTCATGCCCCCGTACAGATCGGCCAGCCCCTGCGTGTAGATACCAATCTTGTTTTTATCGTTCAGTTCGTGGGCTAAGTGAAGCGCTTTTTTCATGAACTGCTCCGCTGGTTTGTAGTCTTTCAGCTCTTCGTAGACCTGGCCCAGGTTAAAATAGTCCGTAGCCATCGCCGATTTAATCTGCTGTTTGGTGGTAATGGCCAAGGCCTGCTCTATGGCGTGTTTGGCTTCCTCAAGTCGGTTTACTTTTCGGAGGGCCAAACCCGTATTGACTAAAATATCGGCCTGCAGCAAGTCCGATTCAGACTCTTTTGCGTGTTTAAGGGCAGTGCGGTAGTAGGCCAGCGCTTTTGCTTGCTGTTCCAGATTATCGTAGCATCGGCCGATATTCTGTTCGGTAATCGCCATGCCGTACGGGCTTTTCAACTGACGGTTGAGCACGAGTGCCTGTTGAAAATACTCGATGGCTTCGCGGGGTCGCCTGGTGTCTTTCAGGGCAAGGCCGATGCCTGTGTACGTATTTTCATTGCGGGGCAGAATGGCATACTGTTCCTGCATTCGAAGCGAACTCAGGGAAATGGCGAGTGCTTTTTCGTGCTGATTCATGTTGCGATACGCCGTTCCGAGGTTGGTCATCGCGTTTGCCAGTAAGCGAGGAGGAAGCTTATTGGCTTTAGCAATAGTTAATGCTTTCTGAAGATAGTCCAGGGTTTGTTGGGGCTTATCCCACAGGTAGTAGTTGGCACCTAGATAGGTATTTGCCTGATAGATGCCCAGCCCGAACTGTAACTTAATGGCTACTTTTTCGGCCGCCCGCAACAACGAATCAGCCCGGTCATAATTGGCTTTTGTCCGGGTCGTCAACTTCCCCAGTTGCAGCAGGGCATTCACGTAGTTGGTATCAGTAGCCGTATGCGTTTGCAGGTAAACTTCCAGCGAATCGAGCGATTTGGGGACCTGGCCAACCGCCTGTGTGCTAACGAGTAAACTTAATATAATGGCAAATCTTACGTAGCCGTTTTTCATAGAGTAGTTATATCAGACCTATATAATGTGAGCCAATTAATTGTAAAGTGAATACTATTGAGCGACAAGCGATGTGATCAGTACTAAACTGGTCCCTTGTTCTGGAGCTGAATGCACTTCTAAAGAGCCGCCCATGGCTTTGGCTCGCTGCTGCATGCTGCTCTGACCAGTCCGCTGGCTGGGCTGAGCCGGGTCGAAACCCCGACCGTTGTCTTCAATGACCACCTTGAGCTGCTCCTTCTGATGCTCAAAACGCAGGGTGGCCTGGCTGGCCTGGGAGTACTTGACCAGGTTGTTGATGGCCTCCTTGCCGATCAGGTACAGGTTGCGACGCACTTCCATCGAGATGGGCAGCCCCTCCAGGGCCGGCTCAGCCACCAGCGAGAAACGGATACCCTTCGACTCCATCAGGGGCTGGGCATACTCCTGCAAGCGGATGGCGATGCGGTGCAGCGAGTCGTTGCCGGGGTTGATGGTCCAGATGATCTCGTCCATGGCCTCCAGAATCTGGCGGGCGTCGGTGTTGATCTTCTGGATGGCCCGCTCGACGGATTCGGGGCGGTTCTGGGCGATGAGGCCTTTGACCATGCCACTCAGCAGGGAGATGCTGCTCAGGGTGCTGCCCACCTCATCGTGCAAGTCGTGGGCAATCTGTTTGCGCAGGGTCTGGGCTTCCTGGAGTCGGCGCAGGCGGGCCCGGTTCAACAGCCAGGCTGATACGGCAGCTCCCAGCAGCAGGGTGAGCAGCCCGCCGATGAGCAGGGCGTTGGTTTGGAGTCGTTTGTTGGTCAGTTCTTCTTCCCGGATCTGAGCCTGCTGTCGGAGCAGGTTGATCTGGTCTTGTTTCTGTTGGGATTTGTAGTGGGCCACCAGTCGCTGGACTTCGGCGGTGGTTCGGACGGTGGTCATCGAGTCGATGTGCTGGTTTCGTTCGAGCTGGAAGGCGTAGGCTTGCTGGAAGTTCTTCATGCCCCCGTACAGATCGGCCAGCCCCTGCGTGTAATTATTGATTTGCTCTTTGTTGTTGCGTTCTCTGGCCGACTGGAGTGCTTTCAACATGTACGTTTCGGCGGGCGTATATTGTTTCAGTTCTTCGTAAAGCTGGCCCAGGTTGAAGCAAGCAGTAGCCATACCGGCTTGGTGCCCTTGTTTCTGGGCAATAGCCAGCGAACGCTTCACAAAGGGAATGCCTTCTTCAGGGCGTTTCGATAATTTCAGCGCCAAACCAATATTAACGAGGATATCCGCCTGTAGCAGTTCAAACTTTGCCTCCTGTGCGTGTTTTAACCCCTGTTTGTAATAGGGGAGAGACTTGTCGTACTGCTTCAGGTTATCGTAGCAGATGCCTATGTTATTCTCGATAATACCCATACCACTGGTGTTTTTCGTGGTCTTCATAAGGGCCAGCGCCTGCCGGTAATAAGGCAGCGCTTCACGAGGCTTATTCAGTTCCCTGAATGCGTTGCCAATGCCGCCATAGGTCGTGGCAATTCGTGGCTGCACGTTATACTGTTCCTGAAGCCGCAGCGAACGGAGTTCCATTGCCACTACTTTATCGTACTGCCCCAACTTACTTAAAGCCGCAGCTATGTTGGAGATGGCTCCACAAATGAATCGGGGGTTAAGTTTATGGGTTTCGGCTATTGTCAGGGCTTTTTGAAAATACTCCAGCGCCTGCTGTGGCCGATCTGTCAGGTAATAAATGGAGGCTCGATTGGTGTATGCCTTTGCCAGACCCAGTCCATACTGAAGCTTCATGGCCAGTTGCTCCGATAGCTGCAGCACAGAGTCCGCCCGTTTGTAATCAGGATTAGCTGTTGAGTGAAGCTCGCGGCCCATGACGTTGAGCGCACGGACGTAGTTTGTATCCTGACTTGTGTGATTTTTCAGGTAAACCGTTACGGAGTCGAGGGTTTGCGGTACCTGCGCCCTGACTGTATAAGGTCCTGTTACTAAATAACAGAAGTAAACAAGCAAAGAGATGTTTTTCATTCGTCATAGCCTTTAACGCTAATTAATAATTTATTCAGAATCAATCAATAAACGGTTTAGCATACGGTCATTTACCGTCGAATTTGTGAATGTCAGGCGTGTAAAAACGAGCCCGTGTTTGGTTTATCGACACCTGATACGGTAAAAAATCGGCGCTTTCGCTTTTACTAGCGTGGCAGAGGTTCGTAGGGACTCTGTTTATCAATGGTATCTTCCACGTAACCCTTATCAATGATGTATACGAAAACCATTCTCTTGGCAATTGTCGCTTTAAGTAGTATGCTAACCACCAGGACCCTGGCACAGGGAAAAGAGCAAGCGGCTGTAGCCCAG
It encodes:
- a CDS encoding DUF6934 family protein is translated as MNQPFYEFTSSIEALRYEFTSIGQRVVRKVIIYQELPFPNVYNLALGDTDDQGKADFGITSDNGDRDTILATVIQTLITFFHKYPQASVFIAGSTPSRTRLYQGVINRELGEIQKRFDVLGVTEDGTESFSKGKSYQAFVISLKQL
- a CDS encoding helix-turn-helix transcriptional regulator, yielding MAAQQNLTRTLKLIRLLKQRPGKSLTQLAQILECDPRHARRYMDALEEAGYCIDKEGKRPPRFFIFEDERNQQASFTEEEAQLLHQALATFSDANPLLAPLRQKIYTQSTLLPIANGLIDQHQSLVVAQLAEAIRDRRQVHLLRYHSINSNSISDRLVEPYSFSENYTRLTAYEPESATTKTFKTQRIEDVRVLETAQTNPPAEVLVDPFDWPGEPKKVKLRLTYQAYRLLREEHPLTQPDLIHMADADFPYVYSGTVRSWIGLGRFVLGLPGEVTVDSPDAFRDYLRGRQHSAYFWET
- a CDS encoding response regulator transcription factor yields the protein MIRISIFDDNDSLRETLALVFDATDDLIVTGKYPNALTAVDEVLYNQPDVILMDIDMPGRTGIEAVRLIREQTTRPKILMLTVFEDVDRIFAAISAGAVGYLLKKTPADKIIDAIREVMSGGAAMTPSIALKVLDAFRQPKGSSSRADAFMLTDKEKEVLQRLVEGDSYKLIAHHCNMSMGTVRTHIVNIYEKLHVNSKSEAVAKALKTGLFK
- a CDS encoding DUF6252 family protein, with product MKTLKIGFMLGIIALSISCSKKEDTPVTPASTGVMTAQIDGQSFTSDQAGATYNKVSKDLTLVGYNSVHMTGFTLEKFTGTGTMALVDISKPGSTGSYIDVKTNINYTIREGRTGTVTVTKFDGSNLEGTFSMKTYNSQQKREVAVTNGTFKLPVETL
- a CDS encoding tetratricopeptide repeat-containing sensor histidine kinase yields the protein MKNGYVRFAIILSLLVSTQAVGQVPKSLDSLEVYLQTHTATDTNYVNALLQLGKLTTRTKANYDRADSLLRAAEKVAIKLQFGLGIYQANTYLGANYYLWDKPQQTLDYLQKALTIAKANKLPPRLLANAMTNLGTAYRNMNQHEKALAISLSSLRMQEQYAILPRNENTYTGIGLALKDTRRPREAIEYFQQALVLNRQLKSPYGMAITEQNIGRCYDNLEQQAKALAYYRTALKHAKESESDLLQADILVNTGLALRKVNRLEEAKHAIEQALAITTKQQIKSAMATDYFNLGQVYEELKDYKPAEQFMKKALHLAHELNDKNKIGIYTQGLADLYGGMKNFQQAYAFQLERNQHIDSMTTVRTTAEVQRLVAHYKSQQKQDQINLLRQQAQIREEELTNKRLQTNALLIGGLLTLLLGAAVSAWLLNRARLRRLQEAQTLRKQIAHDLHDEVGSTLSSISLLSGMVKGLIAQNRPESVERAIQKINTDARQILEAMDEIIWTINPGNDSLHRIAIRLQEYAQPLMESKGIRFSLVAEPALEGLPISMEVRRNLYLIGKEAINNLVKYSQASQATLRFEHQKEQLKVVIEDNGRGFDPAQPSQRTGQSSMQQRAKAMGGTLAVQSTPGQGTRLQLVVSQ
- a CDS encoding tetratricopeptide repeat-containing sensor histidine kinase — encoded protein: MKNISLLVYFCYLVTGPYTVRAQVPQTLDSVTVYLKNHTSQDTNYVRALNVMGRELHSTANPDYKRADSVLQLSEQLAMKLQYGLGLAKAYTNRASIYYLTDRPQQALEYFQKALTIAETHKLNPRFICGAISNIAAALSKLGQYDKVVAMELRSLRLQEQYNVQPRIATTYGGIGNAFRELNKPREALPYYRQALALMKTTKNTSGMGIIENNIGICYDNLKQYDKSLPYYKQGLKHAQEAKFELLQADILVNIGLALKLSKRPEEGIPFVKRSLAIAQKQGHQAGMATACFNLGQLYEELKQYTPAETYMLKALQSARERNNKEQINNYTQGLADLYGGMKNFQQAYAFQLERNQHIDSMTTVRTTAEVQRLVAHYKSQQKQDQINLLRQQAQIREEELTNKRLQTNALLIGGLLTLLLGAAVSAWLLNRARLRRLQEAQTLRKQIAHDLHDEVGSTLSSISLLSGMVKGLIAQNRPESVERAIQKINTDARQILEAMDEIIWTINPGNDSLHRIAIRLQEYAQPLMESKGIRFSLVAEPALEGLPISMEVRRNLYLIGKEAINNLVKYSQASQATLRFEHQKEQLKVVIEDNGRGFDPAQPSQRTGQSSMQQRAKAMGGSLEVHSAPEQGTSLVLITSLVAQ